TTAGTATAATGTTCAGTTAGAATATGATCAAGCATGCTAGCAGCTATTCTTGCAATAGCGTTTCACATTAAACAAGTAAAATCAGGGTTTAATCTGAGATTATTCATCCATTCTTCAGTCGGTAGACTGTTCAACACACTGTTCCTTCATTTATATCACAAATAAtgacaagtggtgctcgctgcagagccatttgaggagaggtgagctccagagagggggagcttaagcttgagctccaccttttttgcacttcttctacgagtgatgtcactgggggtagggttaggggtggggttggtgtacgcattaaaacagcttacaggaggaggagcgacagctcatgctccccctctctggagctcacctctcctcaaatggctctgcagcgagcaccctctcaataATGATGGTGCAAGTCTCTGGAGGTGTCCAACCTCTGCTGTTCAGGATCATCAGCACTTTGGAGAAGATTCAGGAACTGGGATAATCTAGACCACAACACTGGGGTCACGGCTGAACGCGCTCCGCTGTCTCCAGACTTGATTGAATGGATTTTCCCCATTTCAGTTGCAATCAATCTGCAGTCAATGAAAAACGTTTCAGTTTAGTGTAATGAAGCACCAAAACATGAACTTCAACTGAGAGGCAAACGCTGTTTGAGCAGACCTGTACACAGACGGTTGATGGAGCAGCGTGTCGTCCAGCACGACTCCTCTGACAAACTCATAGCAGATCCCGTTGTTGAAACTGCAGTAGAGTTGCGGGCCGCAGCCGTGTTTATGAAGCACTCGAAACATCTCCATCTCCTTTTCTCGATCCATGAAAAGCTCAGTCATCTGCCCATAAACTCTCACGAGTAGAACGGGATCTCGGGTCATGGAGCCCACGTAGCAGCCCATTAACTGGTTTGTGATGCCTTCAGTGAAAACCTGGTGTAAATGTCAGAACTGTGTAGAGTGAAAATATTATGTGCAGCGTTCTGGATTATTGTCACTTAAAGCAACAACTGATGGATAAGACTCGGTGTAAAGCACATCAATCATAACAGGATGTCTTTTAGAAAACAACATGGACCCAACTATAAACCGCTCGCCTGATATTCAGCTCTGAAAGGTCCAGTTTCTCATATTGAGCATCAACTTGCCTTGATCTGAATGTCGTCTGGTTTCCACTCCGGCCTGAGTTTCTGTAGTAGTTCTGATATGCCATGGCGAGGGCTGCGTTCGTCAACACTGAGATCCAAGTGTAATCtcctgtgatgatgatgatgtccatCATTTGGATCTCTCTCGATTTCCATACTTGTCTTTCTTTTTACAGCTCCCCAGCTCAGGTAATCCAGATCAGCACAGGCGAGCTCTTGGTTTAGAGCTTGTCAGCATGAAGATCTGATCTCGGTTGTGTATCGTGTCAGGTGGACTCTTGGTCGCAGGACCCCTCTATGTGTTCAGTGACTCAGCAAAGCTGTACATTTATCAAAGTGCAATGTTCTTGTGGGCATCTTCAGTGCTTAGTTAGTGTGGAGTTTACTCATTAACCCAAACAAGCAAATCTAAAGAGAAAACACTCAATGTGGAATTCAAgagactatctatctatctatctatctatctatctatctatctcactgaaaaagtgttgcatgcaaaactgttgcaatgaatttgttgaatttaaacaaacaaattacatttgatgatgttcaacttaatttgtttaaattcagcccaaataaattgttttcaaccacttaacgtaaacgatttgagtaaatccaaggaatcatctttgacaatttttttcagtgtatctaTGTGGGGCAGTCATAGATTAGTTGGTGTGAGTACTTTATAGTTGATTAGTAATTTACAGTAGTTTATAATTGGTTGCCTGTGATTAATTTCTCGAAGTAGTAAATATTACAGCAGTGGTTTTCtagattaaataacatttaattgatgaaatatatattttttagctttatatatatatatataaataaattagacGCGATAACTTGCTTTTTTCAGTTTCTAAATGTGACTAAATCAGTGACCCTTTAATAAACTCCAGCCTATGCAGTGggcaatgtttttattaaatgaataaataaatgcaaaatccaatataaataataaaataaaatactaataaaaatgttaatcaaCGGTCTTTCATTGTGCCTTGAATCCATTTTACCAGCAATAATACAGAGAACAAACAGATTTGATTTGTGGGTGcaactacaacacacacacacacacacacacacacacacacacacactctgttcaTAAACACTGACATGTTCAGAATCTGTGCATCAAAAAGAATATGAATAGTCTTTACAAACTACAGATCAGTATTAGGCTACAACCTTCAAGCCGCCATTACAGCGAGCTTTTTTTATTGAAAagcttattatgaatatttaagtaCACAGTGGAGCACACACTTATCATAATAACAGGACACATCTATCATTCCTGTACATCGCGGTTTATTTTGGCAGGTAAGGGGAAACTGAACAGTCATGAAGCACATTTAGACCAGCGACACAAGAGTGTTGAATTATGGATGGTTATTCAGATGTTTACGTCACCGCTTCTTTCGAAGGCCTGTAGTTTACATTGTTTACTGTTATGTACATGCAAACAGGCAAAAAGCAACACTTACTTAGCTGAAAACAGTTTCAAGCAGAACATCTTCAATACAAATTTAATCTTTCGTTTCAGTTTAatattatgtgttttatttttcgaTTAATGTGGTTTAATCAAAACAGTGAACTATAAATGTTTAAGAGCTTAACTAGTAAATATTTGTTTTGCGTAATGTCAAATGTTCAGGTTATTAACACTGTGGCGATCTGACTGGGTAGGGGTGACAGCTTATGCatttataagtaaaataaaatacacaattataAAGTCAGAGCTACACAGGATATACTAGCAGTACAAGAACCCGTCATAGAGCTAAAGACGAACATAAACTAAACAGACTAACCCAGTTTGAATTGCAGTCTAATATTACTCAGTTTGGTCTCCTTAAAATCTCAAAATAAGAACAACACTTTATACAGATTTTACAACAACAATTTAAACCACTCTAATACACATAAATTCAACAATCAAatgcacaaaacaacaacaacaaaaataaaaaaatgaggtCCCTCTGTCTACTTGAAATTAATTTGACCAAATCACAAGGATTAAACCACTTATTCACATCAAAACATTAGAAGAGGATTACATTCAGTACAGTCACACAGAGATTCAATATAAACGACTCAAACACTTCAATGATTCCTGCAGTTCAACTAATTTCAAACACTTCAATGATTCACCCAGTTCAAACACTTCAATGATTCACCCAGTTCAAACACTTCAATGATTCACTCAGTTCAAACACTTCAATGATTCACTCAGTTCAAACACTTCAATGATTCACTCAGTTCAAACAATTCAATGATTCACTCAGTTCAAACACTTCAATGATTCACTCAGTTCAAACACTTCAATGATTCACTCAGTTCAAACACTTCAATGATTCACTCAGTTCAAACACTTCAATGATTCACTCAGTTCAAACACTTCAATGATTCACTT
The DNA window shown above is from Danio rerio strain Tuebingen ecotype United States chromosome 25, GRCz12tu, whole genome shotgun sequence and carries:
- the zgc:113516 gene encoding uncharacterized protein LOC541449 (The RefSeq protein has 1 substitution compared to this genomic sequence) — its product is MEIESDPNDGHHHHHRRLHLDLSVDERSPRHGISELLQKLRPEWKPDDIQIKVFTEGITNQLMGCYVGSMTRDPVLLVRVYGQMTELFMDREKEMEMFRVLHKHGCGPQLYCSFNNGICYEFVRGVVLDDTLLHQPSVYRLIATEMGKIHSIKSGDSGARSAVTPVLWSRLSQFLNLLQSADDPEQQRSSADGETPSLEIIMREMEELKSHLARINSPVVLCHNDLLTKNVIYNQEEGAVKFIDYEYADFNYQAYDIGNHFNEFAGIDNVDSSLYPSDELQFDWLSAYLESFKRCSTGDSAVTQTEVQELYEQVCQFSLVAHLFWCLWALLQAKHSTIDFDFQRYARARFNYYFEKKREFCGLTPP
- the zgc:113516 gene encoding uncharacterized protein isoform X6, which codes for MEIERDPNDGHHHHHRRLHLDLSVDERSPRHGISELLQKLRPEWKPDDIQIKVFTEGITNQLMGCYVGSMTRDPVLLVRVYGQMTELFMDREKEMEMFRVLHKHGCGPQLYCSFNNGICYEFVRGVVLDDTLLHQPSVYRLIATEMGKIHSIKSGDSGARSAVTPVLWSRLSQFLNLLQSADDPEQQRSSADGETPSLEIIMREMEELKSHLARINSPVVLCHNDLLTKNVIYNQEEGAVKFIDYEYADFNYQAYDIGNHFNEFAGIDNVDSSLYPSDELQFDWLSAYLESFKRCSTGDSAVTQTEVQELYEQVCQFSLVAHLFWCLWALLQAKHSTIDFDFQRYARARFNYYFEKKREFCGLTPP